The Hirundo rustica isolate bHirRus1 chromosome 24, bHirRus1.pri.v3, whole genome shotgun sequence genome includes a window with the following:
- the DYRK3 gene encoding dual specificity tyrosine-phosphorylation-regulated kinase 3 produces MLLGRKPDGPLAAARIGDGLYDSYMRIDECRYPEPTNEERSPSGLPSLSRPHVSISKLMMKDHCLTGNQVKVEQLFEDSGNRRSSALQSAGLTPERSLPPLTKEKSLESLGARGNGSSLKSHKAVSQAPEQAIKQFKHQLSAYEQQEIFSFSEIYFVGPSAKKRQGVIGGPNNSGYDDDQGSYIHVPHDHLAYRYEVLKIIGKGSFGQVAKVYDHKLHQHLALKMVRNEKRFHRQAAEEIRILEHLKKQDKTGSMNVIHMLESFTFRNHICMTFELLSMNLYELIKRNKFQGFSLQLVRKFAHSILQCLDALYRNKIIHCDLKPENILLKQQGRSGIKVIDFGSSCFEHQRVYTYIQSRFYRAPEVILGSRYGMPIDMWSFGCILVELLTGYPLFPGEDEADQLACIMELLGMPPQKLLDQSKRAKNFINSKGHPRYCTVLTQPDGKVTLSGSRTRRGKVRGAPGNKDWVTALKGCDDPLFTGFLKDCLSWDPAARMIPSQALRHPWICKRVPKAASLEKSSGRRISSYSGSFQGIANKLPPVAAVPSKLRGSLAAEPSGSIPLCTVLPKLVS; encoded by the exons ATGCTGCTCGGCAGGAAGCCGGACGGGCCTCTCGCAGcgg CCAGGATTGGAGATGGATTGTACGACTCCTATATGAGGATAGATGAGTGTAGATACCCAGAGCCTACAAATGAAGAACGGAGCCCTTCTGGACTTCCTTCCCTTTCAAGACCTCAT GTTTCTATCAGCAAACTCATGATGAAGGATCACTGTCTGACTGGAAATCAGGTCAAAGTGGAGCAGTTATTCGAGGACTCTGGCAACAGAAGGAGCAGCGCTCTTCAGTCTGCAGGCCTTACTCCAGAAAGATCTCTCCCTCCCctgacaaaagagaaaagcctAGAGAGCCTGGGTGCTAGGGGCAACGGGAGCTCCTTGAAATCACATAAAGCCGTCTCCCAAGCTCCAGAGCAAGCTATCAAACAGTTCAAGCATCAGCTGTCAGCTTATGAGCAGCAGGAGATCTTTAGTTTCTCTGAGATTTACTTTGTGGGGCCGTCTGCCAAAAAGAGGCAGGGGGTGATCGGCGGCCCCAACAACAGCGGCTACGACGACGACCAAGGCAGCTACATCCACGTGCCCCACGACCACCTGGCCTACAGGTATGAGGTGCTCAAAATCATCGGCAAGGGCAGCTTTGGGCAAGTTGCGAAAGTCTACGATCACAAACTTCACCAACACCTGGCCTTAAAGATGGTTCGCAACGAGAAGAGGTTCCATCGCCAAGCCGCCGAGGAGATCAGGATCCTGGAGCACCTGAAGAAGCAGGATAAAACAGGCAGCATGAATGTGATCCACATGCTGGAAAGCTTCACCTTTCGGAACCACATCTGCATGACCTTTGAACTCTTGAGTATGAACCTGTATGAGCTGattaaaaggaataaatttCAGGGCTTCAGCCTCCAGCTGGTTCGGAAGTTCGCTCACTCCATCCTGCAGTGTTTGGATGCCCTTTACCGAAACAAAATCATCCACTGTGACTTGAAGCCGGAAAACATCCTCCTAAAACAGCAAGGGAGGAGTGGAATCAAGGTTATAGATTTTGGGTCCAGCTGTTTTGAGCACCAAAGAGTCTACACGTACATCCAGTCCCGGTTCTATCGGGCGCCGGAGGTGATCCTGGGCAGCCGCTACGGGATGCCCATAGACATGTGGAGTTTTGGCTGTATTCTGGTGGAGCTTTTGACTGGCTACCCTCTTTTTCCTGGAGAGGACGAGGCAGACCAGCTGGCCTGTATCATGGAACTTCTTGGAATGCCTCCTCAGAAGCTTTTGGATCAATCCAAGCGAGCCAAGAACTTCATCAACTCCAAAGGTCACCCCCGCTACTGCACGGTGCTGACGCAGCCGGACGGGAAGGTGACGCTGAGCGGGAGCCGCACGCGCCGGGGCAAGGTGCGGGGTGCCCCGGGGAACAAGGACTGGGTGACGGCTCTGAAGGGCTGCGATGACCCCCTGTTCACCGGTTTCCTGAAGGACTGCCTCAGCTGGGATCCTGCCGCACGCATGATTCCCAGCCAGGCGCTGCGGCACCCCTGGATCTGCAAACGGGTGCCCAAAGCAGCCAGCTTGGAGAAAAGCTCCGGCAGGAGGATTTCGAGCTATTCGGGTTCCTTCCAAGGAATTGCTAACAAGTTGCCTCCCGTGGCTGCGGTGCCCAGCAAGCTGAGAGGCAGCCTGGCCGCTGAGCCCAGTGGCAGCATCCCTCTGTGTACTGTGCTCCCCAAACTGGTCAGCTAG